The Rhodopirellula halodulae DNA segment GCGTCTGGCGAAGTCCAGGCAAAGGCCAACGAAAAGGTCGCGGACCTATTCGGCAAGGCCGACGACGACGTGACCGCATCGCTCGCCAGCGGGCAGACCGGGAAGCTAGAGGCCCTGGCAACTTGGTTGCAGGAAGAACTGGGTCACCGCAGCACGACCGAAGATTTGTCGCGGATGAATCGCCAAGAATTGACGTTGGCGGTCAACGGTGCCGTGGATGACAAGTTCCACCCCGAAATGCGACGCATGGAACGCCAGATCCTACTGAACATCGTCGACGATTCGTGGAAGAACCACTTGTTGACGATGGACCATTTGCGAAGCAGTGTCGGGCTGAAGGGCTACGCTCAGATGGACCCAAAAGTCGAATACAAACGCGAAGGCATGCGTTTGTTTGAATCGATGTGGGATTCAATCGGCGAGCGAGTGACCGACCTGATCTTCCGCATGGAGTCTTTTAACGACGACTTCATTCGAAGCACCTGGGTGGATGCCCGTCCACGGCATGACGACGCTCACGAAGCGGGACGCATCGCGGCTCAGAAGGCAGCTCAAATGGAGTCCAACACCGCCGCACAACGTGCCGCCGCTGCCAGCGAAACGCAAACCGAAGGCAGCGTGGACACCATTCGCGCGGAAGAACCACGCATTGGACGAAACTCCCCCTGCCCGTGCGGTAGTGGCAAGAAGTACAAGAACTGTTGCATGCGTCGCGAAGGCTAGTGCCACACTCTCCGCCCAGCACAACGGTAGGTCCGGTTCCACCGGACAACACCACGTAGGTCCGGTTCCACCGGACAAACCCAACGCAACTCGGTTCCACCGGCCCCGGAAAAACCATCCCGCAGCTTTCGCAAGGGAACCACCTGGTTCCCTCGTCGCACCACAAGGCCCGCATCGCCAAGGAAGGCAACCATGTGGCTCAATCTCGCTTATCTCTTCGCATTGACCGCTGTCTCACCCGTGGTCGTTTACCGGATGCTGCGGCACGGTCGCTATCGACGCGGCATCGGCGAAAAACTGTTCGGCATTTCCGCTGATCGAGGCAACCAATTGCGCGGCGGATCGAATGGCGTGCTTTGGTTGCATGCCGTCAGTGTCGGTGAAGTCAATCTGCTTCCGGAATTAGTCCGCCGATTGCAAAAACGATCACCGCAATCCGCCATTGCAATCAGCTCGTCAACGGACACGGGGTATGACTTGGCTTGCAAGCATTTTGGAACCGAACGAGTCTTCTTCTGTCCCTTGGATTTCAGCTGGGCCGTTCATCGCACGCTGAAACACTTGGGTTGCCAACAATTGGTGCTGGCCGAATTGGAATTGTGGCCCAACTTGATCCACGCCGCTGAATCGCACGGATGTCGAGTCGCCGTGATCAACGGACGACTCAGCGAGACCAGCGCGTCGCGTTACCAACAGTTTTCACGTTGGCTGCGGCCGACGTTTGAACGATTGAACCAAGTTGGTTGCCAAGACACCGCCGCGGCGGAGCGTTTTGTCGCCTGTGGCGTGAATGAGAAAAACGTGGTGGTCACAGGATCCCTGAAGTTTGACAACGCCCCCACGACGCGAGACACGTCCGAGGTCAACGAGCGAATCAATTGGGCCGGCGTCGATCCGTGGCATCGCGTGTGGTGCTTTGGCAGCACGCAGTCCGGTGAGGAGAGCATGGGACTCCGCGTTTACCAACAACTTCGCGAGCGTCATCCTGACCTGAGGTTGATCCTGGTCCCACGTCACAAGGAACGATTCGACGAGGTGGCGTCGCAAATCCAAGACGCCGGCCTGAAGCCGGTGCGTCGCAGTCGAAACGAGAGCCAATACGCGGACCAATGGGATTCCGACGAAGTCATCCTGATCGACACCATCGGCGAACTTCGTCATTGGTGGGGCGTTTGCCACATCGCCACCGTTGGCGGCAGCTTTGGTGACCGAGGAGGTCAAAACATGCTCGAGCCCGCTGGCTACGGGTGTGCTGTGTCGTTCGGCCCCAACACCAAGAACTTCGACACCATAGCCAAGCAGTTGCTCGCGGCTGAGGGTGCTGTTCGGGTGGCCGACGAGTTGGAGCTGACGCAATTCGTCACGAAATGCGTGACCGATGTCGCTTCGGCGGACGCTCTGGGACAGGCCGCGGCGAAGTTGGTTCAACAACATCGTGGGGCGTACAACGAAACCCTGCAGATGCTTCGCGGGGAGGATCTTCGCAGCGTGGTACGAGCTGCCTGAGGTGCCCGTCCGGTGGAACCGGACCTACAACAACCCGTCCGGTGGAACCGGACATACAGTGGATCGTCCGGTGGAACCGGACCTACGTGGTGAGTTGGTGGAACTGGAGGGAGGCTGGATTAAGCGAGCACTCTTGCTAGCCGATGGCTCCGCGATCACCGGTGGTGGCCAGCGTTAGATCGGCGGCGTAGCAATCGACAAGCGTCCCCAGGTTCGCACTTCGATCAATTTCTCGAAATGTTCGCAGCGTGCGGTCCAAACGACGATGCGTGGCGGGATCGTACTCGCCGGACTTGGCATCGTTCCGCAATTGCCTGCGGTAGTGCTGCACGGCAATGGAAAAAACATCTCGCAGTGCGGCACGTCGCTTAGGAACGTCCTTGCTAATCGAATCCAGATGCCCATTGATCAATCGAGCGATCGCGACGGGATCGGGGACGGGAGCGTCCAATTGGTTCCACAACGCTTCGCGAATTTTGTCACCGCCACCGCGAACCAGACGGATCGCAACGTGCATGTCGCCGGCGGACAATTCGATTGCCGCGTCCAATGCCTCGTCCGATACCGAGTCAACCTGCAACTCGTCGTCTTCCGTTGCCGACCACTGCAACTGTTTGCGAAGCAGTTGGCGGCCATGTTCCCCGGTGGGTGATTGGAACCTCAGGACTTGGCAACGCGAACGAATGGTCGGCAGTTGTCGTTGCTCGCTGCTACCAATCAAGATGATCA contains these protein-coding regions:
- a CDS encoding 3-deoxy-D-manno-octulosonic acid transferase; this translates as MWLNLAYLFALTAVSPVVVYRMLRHGRYRRGIGEKLFGISADRGNQLRGGSNGVLWLHAVSVGEVNLLPELVRRLQKRSPQSAIAISSSTDTGYDLACKHFGTERVFFCPLDFSWAVHRTLKHLGCQQLVLAELELWPNLIHAAESHGCRVAVINGRLSETSASRYQQFSRWLRPTFERLNQVGCQDTAAAERFVACGVNEKNVVVTGSLKFDNAPTTRDTSEVNERINWAGVDPWHRVWCFGSTQSGEESMGLRVYQQLRERHPDLRLILVPRHKERFDEVASQIQDAGLKPVRRSRNESQYADQWDSDEVILIDTIGELRHWWGVCHIATVGGSFGDRGGQNMLEPAGYGCAVSFGPNTKNFDTIAKQLLAAEGAVRVADELELTQFVTKCVTDVASADALGQAAAKLVQQHRGAYNETLQMLRGEDLRSVVRAA
- a CDS encoding DNA polymerase III subunit, producing the protein MAAKKASGSGSKAAKTTRAIAIDAPPLDAWSDLIGHDRLIAGLSAAIQQGRLGGSLLFVGPSGVGKTSAAVLLTQTLLCERSSPEQMAPCNTCPACVQVRAGTHPDFIQVSKPDDKTLIPLELLIGPVDARLQEGFCHDVHLRPMQAKRKVAILHDADFLNEEGANCLLKTLEEPPANALIILIGSSEQRQLPTIRSRCQVLRFQSPTGEHGRQLLRKQLQWSATEDDELQVDSVSDEALDAAIELSAGDMHVAIRLVRGGGDKIREALWNQLDAPVPDPVAIARLINGHLDSISKDVPKRRAALRDVFSIAVQHYRRQLRNDAKSGEYDPATHRRLDRTLRTFREIDRSANLGTLVDCYAADLTLATTGDRGAIG